In Maridesulfovibrio frigidus DSM 17176, a genomic segment contains:
- a CDS encoding bifunctional diguanylate cyclase/phosphodiesterase has product MKFYNFLSRFRIKARLIIVFSMLLVFSLILCGSTIYPLVRSVIQDNIEEELANTTTTTINMIKVAVDVSVRNYLRAVAEKNHDIVTSLYNQYERGEITEKDAKETAEKLLSSQPIGRTGYVYCLNSNGRVEVHPSEALKLQDLTSRDIVRRQIAKKTGYLEYEWANPGESKTRPKALYMTYFKPWDWIISASSYREEFDSLIDVDDFRSQIAEIKLGESGYIFIVGKNGQTILHPWVEGNFSNYADVLGYSFMRDIYEQKSGQLYYEWKDLDSDVVRDKIAVFKYFPEMDWIVAASVYADEIYEPLDNIIYLVLISVFLSLLVALPLSAVLGLSITRPVERLVGLFSKAAEGDMAIRSENSAPDEIGILSRKFNAFMDHLDTVEKNLNVEVGIRQESEYQRRLFEEVFNNALEGISITDIKGNIVAANPGFTTITGYEVDEVIGKNPSVLKSDKHDKSFYDQMWSKLALDGHWVGEIWNRRKNGESYPEMLSISAIRNSSGEPTHYVAVFHDITEMKSKEEQLQFQAHHDALTGLPNRALLLDRITIAIAHAKRLETRIALFFIDLDNFKTINDSLGHALGDRLLQRTTTRISNVFREQDTIARLGGDEFVIMVEDVTDERHLINQAKRLLMAFSAPFEIDGNELHVTTSLGITVFPDDGDDPGTLIKNADMAMYQAKGEGKNGYHMFRQEMHDRVERRLQLENALRTAVQKQEFVVYYQPKVDLNSGHVIGLEALVRWIRQDGEVISPLEFIPLAEETGLIVPIGRTVMEHSCMDQHEIRNKGGHDLMISINLSARQFQEENLLQTVKEVVNSCNADPNMLEFEITESVLMNDIDKTVDTLNNITAMGFSLSIDDFGTGYSSLAYLKTFPLTTLKVDRSFVMDITHDKDDAQIVQTVVNMSHNLGLDVVAEGVETEEQAEMLRKFGCAKGQGYLFGKPMPLLELIAFLKARL; this is encoded by the coding sequence ATGAAATTTTATAATTTTCTTTCCCGTTTTAGAATCAAAGCACGTCTGATTATTGTGTTCAGTATGTTGCTCGTGTTTTCTCTGATACTCTGCGGGTCGACCATATACCCTTTAGTGCGCAGTGTTATTCAGGATAACATTGAGGAAGAACTGGCTAATACGACAACGACGACGATCAACATGATCAAGGTTGCTGTTGATGTTTCAGTTCGCAATTATTTGCGTGCTGTTGCTGAGAAAAACCATGATATTGTTACATCTTTATATAATCAATATGAGCGTGGTGAGATAACTGAGAAAGATGCTAAAGAAACCGCGGAAAAACTTTTATCCAGCCAGCCAATTGGCCGCACTGGGTATGTCTATTGCCTCAATAGCAACGGACGTGTTGAGGTGCATCCCAGTGAAGCTTTGAAGCTTCAAGACCTGACAAGCAGGGATATTGTCCGTAGACAGATTGCTAAAAAGACAGGCTATTTAGAATACGAATGGGCGAATCCCGGTGAATCTAAAACCAGGCCTAAAGCTCTTTATATGACCTACTTTAAGCCGTGGGATTGGATTATATCTGCCTCGTCTTATCGTGAAGAATTTGATTCTCTTATTGATGTTGACGACTTTCGTTCTCAAATTGCGGAGATCAAGCTCGGAGAAAGTGGTTACATTTTTATTGTAGGTAAAAATGGTCAAACCATTCTTCATCCATGGGTTGAAGGTAATTTCAGTAATTACGCAGATGTTCTTGGCTACTCTTTTATGCGGGATATTTATGAGCAGAAGAGTGGGCAATTATATTATGAATGGAAGGATCTTGACAGTGATGTGGTTCGTGACAAAATAGCCGTTTTTAAATATTTTCCTGAGATGGACTGGATTGTAGCCGCTTCTGTCTATGCAGATGAAATCTATGAGCCACTAGATAATATTATTTATTTAGTACTTATCTCAGTGTTTTTGTCTCTGCTTGTTGCTTTACCCTTAAGTGCTGTGCTCGGATTAAGTATTACACGTCCGGTAGAAAGGCTTGTGGGACTTTTTTCCAAGGCTGCAGAAGGGGATATGGCAATCCGTTCTGAGAACAGTGCTCCAGATGAGATTGGTATTTTGTCCCGCAAATTTAATGCTTTTATGGATCATTTGGACACTGTCGAGAAAAATCTCAATGTTGAAGTCGGAATACGCCAGGAATCAGAATATCAACGTCGCCTTTTTGAAGAAGTGTTTAATAATGCTCTAGAGGGTATTTCAATAACAGATATTAAGGGTAACATCGTCGCTGCTAATCCCGGATTTACGACCATTACTGGTTATGAAGTTGATGAAGTTATCGGCAAGAATCCTAGTGTCTTAAAGTCCGATAAGCATGATAAGTCTTTTTATGATCAGATGTGGTCAAAGCTTGCACTTGACGGACATTGGGTTGGCGAAATCTGGAATAGGCGCAAAAATGGTGAATCCTACCCTGAAATGCTCAGCATTAGTGCTATCCGCAATTCTTCCGGTGAGCCTACTCATTATGTAGCTGTGTTCCATGATATAACCGAGATGAAGAGCAAAGAGGAACAACTTCAGTTTCAGGCTCATCATGATGCTTTAACAGGCTTGCCTAATCGTGCCCTTTTGCTCGATCGTATTACGATTGCCATTGCGCATGCTAAACGTCTCGAGACACGCATTGCACTCTTTTTTATAGATCTGGATAATTTTAAAACGATTAATGATTCACTTGGGCACGCTTTAGGGGATCGCCTTTTACAGCGTACCACCACTAGAATTTCTAATGTGTTTCGCGAACAGGATACCATTGCAAGACTTGGTGGAGATGAGTTTGTCATTATGGTTGAAGATGTTACAGATGAGCGCCATTTGATTAATCAGGCCAAACGCCTTCTAATGGCTTTTTCTGCTCCGTTTGAAATCGATGGAAATGAACTTCATGTTACAACCAGTCTCGGTATTACTGTCTTTCCTGACGACGGAGACGATCCCGGAACACTGATTAAAAACGCAGATATGGCGATGTATCAGGCAAAGGGCGAAGGGAAGAACGGATATCACATGTTCCGCCAGGAAATGCATGACCGTGTGGAACGTCGCCTTCAGTTGGAGAATGCTCTTCGTACAGCCGTGCAGAAGCAAGAATTTGTTGTATATTATCAGCCTAAGGTTGATCTTAATTCAGGTCATGTCATAGGGCTTGAAGCTTTGGTTCGTTGGATTCGCCAAGATGGTGAGGTTATATCGCCTTTGGAATTTATTCCACTTGCCGAGGAAACAGGACTAATTGTTCCCATAGGGCGCACTGTCATGGAACACTCCTGCATGGATCAGCATGAAATAAGAAATAAGGGCGGACATGATTTGATGATTTCTATCAATCTATCTGCAAGGCAGTTTCAAGAGGAAAATCTTTTGCAGACCGTAAAAGAAGTCGTCAATTCCTGTAATGCCGATCCAAATATGCTGGAATTTGAAATAACAGAATCCGTGCTTATGAACGACATTGATAAGACTGTGGATACTTTGAATAATATTACAGCAATGGGTTTTTCACTGTCCATTGATGACTTTGGAACAGGGTATTCCTCTCTTGCGTATCTCAAAACTTTCCCGCTCACGACTTTAAAAGTTGATCGTTCTTTTGTAATGGATATTACGCATGATAAGGATGACGCACAGATTGTTCAGACTGTGGTTAATATGAGCCACAATCTAGGACTTGATGTCGTTGCTGAGGGTGTAGAGACAGAAGAGCAGGCAGAAATGCTTCGCAAGTTCGGCTGTGCAAAGGGGCAGGGATATCTATTTGGTAAGCCAATGCCACTTCTCGAATTGATCGCTTTCCTGAAAGCAAGGCTCTAG
- a CDS encoding multidrug effflux MFS transporter: MPNLLLLALLATFPAMSTDMYLPAIPTLQKIWGISLVEANVSLVAFFLSFSGFLLIHGPLSDRVGRKPVLLGGITIFIIGCLLCSTAQSITWLVAARIIQAAGAAAAFTLSLALSKDLYEGPERQKILAWVGVILALSPMLAPTLGSWLLLVASWRWIFVCQAILAVISLYGSFKLEEPLKVKTRGGVFAVASRYLILLKNTRYLVYTLSFSLMTLGHFAFIGGSPDIFITGYGVSAQAFGYYFGLNALGLMLGSFTCSRFCGGLKPLQILTISLSGMLVAATFLTIEGGSSPIWFVGPMLVMSYLLGLSRPISNNMILEEVDQDVGTASSFLTFTIFIIGAVSMQFIAFDWSNKPAMIGKLALIGVSIPLITMWAMNVITRRRVLKSNK, translated from the coding sequence ATGCCCAATTTACTGTTATTGGCACTCCTCGCCACATTCCCTGCAATGTCTACAGACATGTATTTGCCAGCAATTCCAACGCTCCAAAAGATCTGGGGGATTAGCTTGGTAGAGGCGAACGTATCATTAGTAGCCTTTTTTCTGAGTTTTAGTGGATTCTTACTAATCCATGGTCCACTTTCCGATAGGGTCGGGCGTAAGCCTGTTCTGTTGGGAGGAATTACCATTTTCATAATTGGCTGCCTGCTCTGCTCCACAGCCCAATCAATTACATGGCTTGTTGCAGCACGAATTATCCAGGCGGCAGGTGCGGCTGCGGCCTTCACCCTATCACTGGCACTATCCAAAGATCTTTACGAAGGACCGGAAAGACAAAAAATTCTGGCTTGGGTAGGTGTTATTTTAGCTCTTTCTCCAATGCTAGCACCTACTCTAGGAAGCTGGCTGCTTCTGGTCGCATCATGGCGTTGGATTTTTGTGTGTCAGGCTATTCTGGCTGTGATTTCGTTATACGGATCTTTCAAGCTTGAGGAGCCCCTCAAAGTTAAAACTCGTGGAGGAGTTTTTGCCGTTGCCTCGCGTTATTTAATCTTACTCAAAAACACACGATATCTAGTATACACGCTGTCTTTTTCACTGATGACACTTGGACACTTTGCCTTTATCGGAGGCTCACCTGATATTTTCATCACGGGATATGGAGTTTCGGCTCAAGCATTCGGATACTACTTCGGGCTAAATGCTTTGGGATTAATGCTTGGCTCTTTCACATGCTCTAGATTTTGTGGAGGCTTGAAACCACTCCAAATACTGACCATTTCATTATCAGGGATGCTTGTAGCTGCCACATTTTTAACCATCGAAGGCGGCTCTTCACCCATCTGGTTTGTAGGACCAATGCTAGTGATGTCTTACCTTCTTGGGCTGAGTCGTCCAATCAGCAACAACATGATCTTGGAAGAAGTGGATCAAGACGTAGGCACAGCATCATCATTTCTGACATTCACCATTTTCATAATAGGTGCAGTGTCGATGCAATTCATAGCATTCGACTGGTCAAATAAACCTGCTATGATAGGGAAACTAGCACTCATAGGTGTCTCAATACCCTTAATAACAATGTGGGCAATGAATGTCATTACCCGTAGAAGAGTATTAAAAAGCAATAAATAA
- a CDS encoding RNA recognition motif domain-containing protein — protein MSKKLYVGNLPWSATEDEIRSAFEAYGEVISINLIEDRETGRPRGFGFVEMDDSGALEVIANMDGKDFGGRNLKVNEAKPREERPRW, from the coding sequence ATGTCTAAAAAACTTTATGTTGGAAACTTGCCTTGGTCTGCTACTGAAGATGAAATCCGTTCCGCTTTCGAAGCTTACGGTGAAGTAATTTCTATCAATCTTATCGAAGATCGTGAAACTGGCCGTCCTCGCGGATTTGGCTTTGTTGAAATGGACGATTCCGGTGCTCTCGAAGTTATCGCGAACATGGACGGAAAAGATTTCGGCGGACGTAACCTTAAGGTTAACGAAGCTAAGCCACGTGAAGAGCGTCCACGCTGGTAG
- a CDS encoding bacteriohemerythrin: MPILTWKNDYSVGVKKIDDEHKTLIDMINKAYDSVEAMKEEEILAELVDEMRNYAMTHFATEEMYMKHHKYPHAETHRKQHNEFMIHVASTDNLLSSDKNEIDPIKVFKYLADWLRNHILITDKKFGAFLNEKGLE; encoded by the coding sequence ATGCCAATATTGACCTGGAAAAACGATTACTCTGTTGGAGTAAAAAAAATAGACGACGAACATAAAACTCTTATTGATATGATCAACAAAGCTTATGATTCTGTTGAAGCAATGAAAGAAGAAGAAATACTAGCTGAATTAGTCGATGAAATGCGTAATTATGCCATGACCCATTTCGCGACAGAGGAAATGTACATGAAACATCATAAATACCCTCACGCAGAAACACACAGAAAGCAGCATAATGAGTTCATGATTCATGTAGCTTCTACCGACAACCTGTTATCCTCGGACAAAAACGAAATAGATCCTATAAAGGTCTTTAAGTATCTTGCAGACTGGCTGCGAAACCACATACTTATTACTGATAAGAAGTTTGGCGCGTTTTTAAATGAAAAGGGACTAGAGTAG
- a CDS encoding (2Fe-2S)-binding protein, producing the protein MVKFSENILLAPESEQVCYCLNITKGQIQHAIAGGADTLAKIKGATGACLAARCKEMNPRGR; encoded by the coding sequence ATGGTAAAATTTTCAGAGAATATTCTTCTCGCCCCTGAGAGTGAGCAAGTTTGTTACTGCTTAAACATCACAAAAGGACAGATTCAGCATGCTATAGCTGGTGGAGCTGACACCTTAGCTAAAATTAAGGGCGCCACAGGGGCCTGCTTAGCTGCCAGATGCAAAGAAATGAATCCACGCGGACGGTGA
- a CDS encoding EF-hand domain-containing protein, with protein MKKLICCSLVALVLMAFSSYAFAADYPEVRGTWGGIVKMITKDGDVSDNKAVFVINKQEDAVFSGYKIWFADKKDNALTEPFCGVIDEDGVKLYFAEGEEGYTQGTITGKQTMSLYYLESGRKAKAMHYQLERVRFTRGFVDIDKDGNKTIIRSEIVNVYPLNAERIMREADLNKDGKLSKKEWETWKNGR; from the coding sequence ATGAAAAAATTGATTTGTTGCAGCCTTGTAGCTCTAGTTTTAATGGCTTTTAGTTCTTATGCGTTTGCTGCTGATTATCCTGAAGTCCGCGGAACATGGGGCGGAATCGTAAAAATGATCACTAAAGACGGAGATGTAAGCGATAACAAAGCTGTCTTTGTTATTAATAAACAGGAAGATGCTGTTTTTTCCGGTTACAAAATCTGGTTTGCAGATAAGAAAGATAACGCGCTAACCGAACCTTTCTGTGGGGTTATTGATGAGGATGGAGTTAAACTTTATTTCGCTGAAGGCGAAGAAGGGTATACTCAGGGAACAATTACCGGCAAGCAGACTATGTCTCTTTATTATCTGGAAAGCGGTAGAAAGGCTAAAGCCATGCATTACCAATTGGAAAGAGTTCGCTTCACCAGAGGATTTGTTGATATAGATAAAGATGGAAACAAAACAATAATTCGTTCCGAAATCGTGAATGTATATCCTTTGAATGCAGAACGTATTATGCGTGAAGCTGATTTGAATAAAGATGGCAAGCTTAGCAAGAAAGAGTGGGAAACTTGGAAGAACGGAAGATAA
- a CDS encoding amino acid ABC transporter ATP-binding protein — protein sequence MINIKNLHKNFDDLQVIKGIDLHVKSGEVVCIIGPSGSGKSTVLRCINKLEVPSSGSIAVDGHDIMDKQTNINEVRAEAGMVFQQFNLFPHMSILENVTLGPLKVRNMNKVDADELGFKLLDKVGLKDKAENYPDQLSGGQKQRVAIARSLALQPKVILFDEPTSALDPELVGEVLDVMQKLAKEGMTMVVVTHEMGFAKEVADRVIFIDEGVIQEEGTPDDFFSNPKNPRLKDFLGKVVSHL from the coding sequence GTGATTAATATTAAAAATTTACATAAAAATTTCGACGATCTACAAGTTATTAAGGGAATTGATCTTCATGTAAAATCCGGTGAAGTCGTTTGTATTATCGGGCCTTCCGGTTCTGGTAAGTCGACTGTGCTGAGATGCATAAACAAGCTTGAGGTGCCTAGCTCGGGTTCTATTGCTGTAGACGGCCATGACATTATGGATAAGCAGACCAATATTAATGAAGTTAGAGCTGAGGCCGGTATGGTTTTTCAGCAGTTTAATCTTTTTCCGCATATGTCTATTTTGGAGAATGTTACATTAGGTCCTCTTAAAGTTCGCAATATGAACAAGGTTGATGCTGATGAACTTGGGTTCAAACTTCTCGATAAGGTAGGCTTAAAAGATAAAGCTGAAAATTATCCAGATCAACTTTCCGGTGGACAGAAACAGCGTGTTGCAATTGCTCGCTCCCTTGCGCTGCAACCTAAAGTTATTCTTTTTGATGAGCCTACATCCGCTCTTGATCCTGAGTTAGTAGGTGAGGTTCTTGATGTTATGCAAAAACTCGCTAAGGAGGGCATGACAATGGTTGTAGTGACTCATGAGATGGGTTTTGCAAAAGAAGTGGCTGACAGGGTTATATTTATTGATGAAGGCGTAATTCAGGAAGAAGGGACTCCTGACGACTTTTTTTCCAATCCCAAAAATCCGAGGTTGAAGGACTTTTTAGGTAAAGTAGTTTCGCACCTTTAA
- a CDS encoding amino acid ABC transporter permease has protein sequence MAFVFETSVFWDTFPMLMRGLKLTVQIAVGGLFFGFILGSLAGLMKLARSLVVRKLAGVYVEAIRGTPMLVQAMFLYYGVPMAIGVRISPITAGIVIIAVNSGAYIAEIVRGAVQSINPGQVEAGRSIGLTRTQTMLYVVWPQALKRMIPPLGNQFIISLKDTSLLMVIGVGELMRTGQEITSVNFRAFEVYLAVACVYLVMTLSIAQGMKMLEKKLNTSRR, from the coding sequence ATGGCATTCGTATTTGAAACTTCAGTATTTTGGGACACTTTCCCTATGCTTATGCGTGGCTTGAAACTTACAGTTCAGATAGCCGTTGGTGGGCTCTTTTTCGGGTTTATCCTTGGAAGCTTAGCTGGCTTAATGAAACTAGCCCGGTCTTTGGTTGTAAGAAAGCTTGCCGGAGTTTATGTTGAAGCAATTCGTGGAACTCCTATGCTGGTTCAAGCTATGTTTCTGTATTACGGTGTGCCTATGGCAATCGGGGTTAGGATATCACCTATTACCGCCGGTATTGTAATTATTGCTGTTAATTCAGGTGCATATATTGCTGAAATCGTACGTGGTGCCGTGCAGTCGATTAATCCCGGTCAGGTTGAAGCAGGGCGTTCAATCGGGCTTACCCGAACTCAGACAATGCTCTACGTTGTTTGGCCTCAAGCTTTGAAACGCATGATTCCACCCCTGGGTAATCAGTTTATAATCAGCTTGAAGGATACTTCATTATTAATGGTTATTGGTGTTGGCGAACTCATGCGAACTGGTCAGGAAATTACTTCTGTTAATTTCAGGGCTTTTGAAGTCTATCTTGCCGTTGCCTGTGTATATCTTGTTATGACTCTTTCAATCGCTCAAGGTATGAAAATGCTTGAGAAAAAGCTGAACACCTCCCGGAGATAA
- the glnH gene encoding glutamine ABC transporter substrate-binding protein GlnH: protein MKKLLSLIIAAVLTLAMVGSAFADKLIVACDTSFPPFEFKDPETGTHTGFDVELWDAIAKKIGAEYTLQPMDFNGIIPGLQSDQVDVGIAGITIKPERSKVVDFSDPYYNAGLLILVKNDENSIKDIKDLKGKIVATKLGTTSADFVKANCGAKEVKLFPNSDAMFMELMAGGADAVMFDSPVIGDFARKASKGQVKVVGPLYQGQSYGIAFPKGSKLVAKVNTALKSLRDSGEYRTLYIKWFGSEPK, encoded by the coding sequence ATGAAGAAATTATTGTCACTTATCATTGCTGCTGTGCTTACCTTAGCTATGGTAGGATCAGCTTTTGCTGATAAACTTATAGTTGCTTGTGATACTAGCTTTCCCCCTTTCGAATTCAAAGACCCTGAAACTGGAACGCATACTGGTTTTGATGTAGAATTGTGGGATGCTATTGCTAAGAAGATTGGTGCAGAATATACTTTGCAGCCTATGGATTTCAACGGAATTATTCCTGGCCTTCAGTCGGATCAGGTTGATGTTGGTATCGCAGGTATTACAATTAAGCCTGAACGTTCCAAAGTTGTAGATTTCTCTGATCCTTACTATAATGCTGGTCTGCTCATTCTTGTTAAAAACGATGAAAACTCCATTAAAGATATTAAAGATCTTAAAGGCAAAATTGTTGCAACTAAACTTGGAACAACTTCTGCTGACTTTGTAAAAGCAAATTGCGGAGCTAAAGAAGTTAAGCTTTTCCCTAACAGTGACGCTATGTTCATGGAACTCATGGCTGGCGGTGCTGATGCTGTAATGTTTGATTCCCCTGTTATTGGTGACTTTGCCCGCAAAGCATCTAAAGGACAGGTTAAAGTTGTAGGTCCTTTATATCAGGGACAGTCTTACGGAATCGCATTTCCTAAAGGAAGCAAACTTGTTGCTAAGGTTAACACTGCTCTGAAAAGCCTTCGCGATAGCGGTGAATACCGTACACTCTACATTAAGTGGTTCGGATCAGAACCTAAATAA
- a CDS encoding glutamine synthetase III family protein: protein MSSNQTRQSAISAVTNYTPPATPLNFAEQKPTDLFGCNVFNDVVMQERLPKDVYKSLKKTIDEGQKVDPSIADTVANAMKEWALEKGATHYTHVFYPLTGLTAEKHDGFLTPDGKGSAIAEFEGKLLIQGEPDASSFPNGGLRTTFEARGYTAWDVTSPAYILENPNGTFLCIPTAFISWTGEALDKKTPLLRSNQVVNVQAQRILKIFGDDSGNRVVSNAGPEQEYFLIDRNFYFARPDLQLAGRTLFGSKPAKGQELDDHYFGAIPRRVLSFMMDAENELYKLGVPVKTRHNEVAPGQFELAPLYEHANLATDHNQMIMTTLKSTAKKHGMACLLHEKPFAGINGSGKHLNFSLGCAGHGSLFDPGKNPHKNAQFLIFCAAIIRSVHLHSKLLRAVVASVSNDHRLGANEAPPAIMSIFMGSHLTEIFQKIKEGNSPTPTSSGFLKVGVDTLPPLPRDAGDRNRTSPFAFTGNRFEFRAVGSNASIAGPQVAINTMLAESLDFIATELESVTKGDQSKLNEAVQKVIKDIMDKHDSILFDGDGYSDEWHKEATEERGLPNLPTSAEAIPALTDPAVIELFTKYNVFSKEELESREEIYLEQYNQAVVTEAALVVKLAKTLIFPSGVRYQKELADTCASMKAIGVPFTTDVLEDVTENLRKMQAAIVALEKVMEENTAEDQGKEATYLCYTALPAMLEVRKYADYLEDVVADDLWTLPSYSEMLFIK, encoded by the coding sequence ATGAGTTCAAACCAAACTCGCCAGAGCGCAATTTCAGCTGTAACTAATTATACCCCACCAGCCACTCCTCTTAACTTTGCAGAGCAGAAGCCAACAGACCTATTCGGCTGCAATGTTTTTAACGACGTAGTTATGCAGGAAAGACTTCCTAAAGACGTATATAAATCACTCAAAAAAACCATCGACGAAGGACAGAAAGTTGATCCTTCAATAGCTGATACAGTTGCAAATGCGATGAAAGAATGGGCTCTTGAAAAAGGTGCAACTCACTACACACATGTATTTTACCCACTCACCGGGCTGACTGCAGAAAAACATGACGGTTTCCTAACACCTGATGGAAAAGGAAGTGCTATTGCTGAATTCGAAGGCAAGCTTCTCATTCAGGGTGAGCCAGATGCATCCAGCTTCCCTAACGGCGGACTACGCACAACTTTCGAAGCGCGCGGATACACAGCATGGGATGTAACAAGCCCAGCTTACATTCTTGAAAATCCTAATGGAACTTTCCTCTGTATCCCGACTGCATTCATCTCATGGACAGGCGAAGCTCTTGATAAAAAGACTCCTCTCCTTAGATCTAATCAGGTTGTAAACGTTCAGGCTCAGAGAATTTTGAAAATTTTCGGTGATGATTCAGGAAACCGTGTTGTATCAAACGCAGGACCTGAGCAGGAATATTTCCTCATCGACAGAAACTTCTACTTTGCTCGTCCAGATCTCCAGCTTGCAGGAAGAACACTCTTCGGCTCAAAACCTGCTAAAGGTCAGGAACTAGACGATCATTACTTCGGTGCAATTCCACGCCGCGTTCTATCCTTCATGATGGATGCAGAAAACGAACTGTACAAACTCGGAGTACCAGTAAAAACTCGTCATAACGAAGTTGCTCCTGGACAGTTCGAACTTGCTCCTCTTTACGAGCACGCAAACCTAGCAACTGACCATAACCAGATGATCATGACTACTCTGAAGAGTACTGCTAAAAAACATGGTATGGCTTGCCTGCTTCACGAAAAACCATTTGCTGGAATTAACGGTTCCGGTAAACACCTTAACTTTTCATTAGGTTGTGCTGGTCACGGTAGCCTCTTTGATCCAGGCAAAAACCCACACAAAAATGCTCAGTTCCTGATCTTCTGTGCTGCTATCATCCGTTCAGTACACCTACACAGCAAACTTCTGCGCGCAGTTGTTGCTTCTGTAAGTAATGACCATCGTTTGGGTGCTAACGAAGCTCCTCCAGCGATCATGTCTATCTTCATGGGATCACACCTCACAGAAATATTCCAGAAAATAAAAGAAGGTAATTCCCCTACTCCTACGAGTTCCGGATTCCTTAAAGTTGGCGTTGACACATTGCCTCCGCTTCCTAGAGACGCAGGCGACCGTAACCGCACCAGCCCATTCGCTTTCACAGGCAACCGCTTCGAATTCAGAGCTGTTGGTTCTAATGCATCTATCGCAGGACCTCAGGTTGCAATCAACACAATGCTTGCTGAATCTCTCGACTTCATCGCAACTGAACTCGAATCAGTAACCAAAGGTGACCAATCCAAACTCAACGAAGCTGTTCAGAAAGTTATCAAAGACATCATGGACAAACATGATTCTATCCTCTTTGATGGCGACGGTTACTCTGATGAGTGGCATAAAGAAGCAACAGAAGAACGTGGCCTTCCAAACCTTCCAACATCAGCAGAAGCAATTCCAGCTTTAACTGACCCTGCAGTCATTGAACTTTTCACTAAGTACAATGTATTCTCCAAGGAAGAGCTAGAAAGCCGCGAAGAAATCTACCTTGAGCAATACAATCAGGCTGTTGTAACTGAAGCTGCTCTTGTTGTTAAACTTGCTAAGACTCTCATCTTCCCTAGTGGAGTTCGCTACCAGAAAGAACTTGCTGACACATGTGCAAGCATGAAAGCAATCGGCGTTCCATTCACTACTGACGTACTTGAAGACGTAACTGAAAACCTGAGAAAAATGCAGGCTGCAATAGTTGCTCTTGAGAAAGTCATGGAAGAAAACACAGCAGAAGATCAGGGTAAAGAAGCAACTTACCTATGCTACACAGCATTGCCAGCAATGCTTGAAGTACGTAAATATGCTGATTACCTCGAAGACGTAGTAGCTGATGACCTATGGACACTTCCTAGCTACTCTGAAATGCTCTTCATCAAATAA